A section of the Candidatus Cloacimonadota bacterium genome encodes:
- a CDS encoding HPr family phosphocarrier protein → MRQIKIKVTNPMGLHARPSALIVKAATKYRSEFYIEKDDMRVNGKSIMGVMMLAAECGSTLNLIADGVDEEYLLEEIGALISGGFGEE, encoded by the coding sequence ATGCGCCAAATAAAGATTAAAGTCACAAATCCGATGGGCCTCCACGCCCGGCCATCCGCGCTGATTGTGAAAGCCGCAACCAAATATCGCAGCGAGTTTTACATCGAAAAAGACGACATGCGCGTGAACGGAAAAAGCATCATGGGCGTGATGATGTTGGCTGCGGAATGCGGTTCCACCCTGAATCTCATCGCCGATGGAGTCGATGAGGAATATCTGCTGGAAGAGATTGGAGCCCTCATCAGTGGTGGCTTTGGAGAAGAATGA
- the hprK gene encoding HPr(Ser) kinase/phosphatase, whose protein sequence is MKSISIREFFDTKKKDFALSLVTEPETLDKTLASAHINRPGLALSGYLDFFSSECIQVFGEVEVRYLQSLDENTMLERARSLFKLDIPCIIVTKGLSLPPTLEYLGNDLNIPIISSRFSTAQLIAQLLRYLHYVFAPEKKIHATLVDVFGLGILLSGKSGIGKSECALDLIQRGHSLVADDMVAIKVLDEQLVGKPARDFGHFMEIRGVGFINVERMFGIERVRKQKNIDLQIELMPWQDNLDYERVGLVTNFADHLGFKVPIIYLPISPGKNVSVIVEVAAKNMILKGGGYDAAEDFNLQLHDEIRKQTLIKSGSGSSNAPNKD, encoded by the coding sequence ATGAAATCCATCAGCATCCGAGAATTTTTCGACACCAAGAAAAAAGACTTCGCGCTGTCCCTGGTGACCGAGCCGGAAACCCTGGACAAGACGCTTGCTTCGGCCCATATCAACCGCCCCGGCCTGGCTCTTTCCGGCTATTTGGATTTCTTTTCCAGCGAATGTATCCAGGTTTTTGGCGAGGTGGAAGTCCGCTATCTGCAAAGCTTGGATGAAAATACGATGTTGGAGCGAGCCCGCTCGCTTTTCAAGCTGGACATTCCCTGCATCATTGTTACGAAGGGGCTTTCATTGCCACCCACACTGGAATATCTGGGCAACGACCTCAATATCCCCATCATCTCCAGCCGTTTTTCCACAGCGCAGCTCATCGCCCAGCTACTCCGCTACTTACATTATGTTTTTGCCCCGGAAAAGAAGATTCATGCCACCTTGGTGGATGTCTTCGGTCTGGGCATCCTGCTTTCGGGTAAAAGCGGCATTGGCAAAAGCGAATGCGCGCTCGATCTCATCCAGCGCGGACACAGCCTGGTGGCGGACGATATGGTTGCCATCAAGGTTTTGGACGAACAGTTGGTTGGAAAACCCGCCCGCGATTTTGGCCATTTCATGGAAATCCGCGGCGTGGGCTTCATCAATGTGGAACGCATGTTCGGCATCGAACGCGTTCGCAAACAAAAAAACATCGATTTGCAGATTGAGCTGATGCCCTGGCAGGACAATCTGGACTATGAACGCGTGGGTTTGGTCACCAATTTTGCCGATCACCTCGGCTTCAAGGTTCCCATCATCTATCTGCCCATCTCGCCTGGTAAAAATGTGTCCGTAATAGTGGAAGTGGCTGCCAAAAACATGATTCTGAAAGGCGGCGGCTACGACGCGGCGGAAGATTTCAATCTTCAACTGCACGACGAAATTCGCAAACAAACCCTCATCAAATCAGGCTCTGGCAGCTCGAATGCGCCAAATAAAGATTAA